A stretch of the Methanosphaera sp. genome encodes the following:
- a CDS encoding FAD-dependent oxidoreductase, which translates to MYDVVIVGAGPAGLTAGIYAGRSALKTIIIDEAQSGGTVNEAPLIENYPGYDEIAGMDLAEKITTQASKYCEIREFAYVEDITKNSDDTFNVTVDDEVLNTRFVILATGTKYKTLDVEHIDEYTGRGVSYCAVCDGGFFIGREVLVVGGGNSAATEALYLNRIGVNCSIVHRRDELRCDGKLKSDIKEAGIKVYWDSEVKAINASSKLESVVIHNKKTGVDETVDVAALFVAIGHDANNQLAVDCNIKCDDNGYIIVDSDMQTSTDGIFAVGDVTGGIKQIIVAEAQGAVAISKIDSLI; encoded by the coding sequence ATGTATGATGTTGTTATTGTTGGAGCAGGACCTGCAGGTCTTACAGCAGGAATATATGCTGGACGTTCAGCACTTAAAACTATAATTATTGATGAAGCACAAAGTGGTGGAACTGTAAATGAAGCACCTCTTATTGAAAACTATCCAGGATATGATGAAATAGCTGGTATGGATTTAGCAGAAAAGATTACAACTCAGGCAAGTAAGTACTGTGAAATACGGGAATTTGCATATGTTGAAGATATTACAAAAAATAGTGATGATACATTTAATGTTACAGTAGATGATGAAGTATTAAATACACGCTTTGTAATTCTTGCAACAGGTACAAAGTATAAAACCCTTGATGTTGAACATATCGATGAATATACTGGTCGTGGAGTATCATACTGTGCTGTTTGTGATGGTGGATTTTTTATTGGTCGTGAAGTACTTGTTGTTGGTGGAGGAAATTCTGCTGCAACAGAGGCATTATACTTAAATCGTATAGGTGTTAATTGTTCAATAGTGCACAGACGTGATGAGCTTCGTTGTGATGGTAAATTAAAATCTGACATTAAAGAGGCAGGAATTAAGGTTTACTGGGATAGTGAAGTTAAAGCAATTAATGCTTCATCAAAGCTTGAATCTGTTGTAATTCATAATAAGAAAACTGGTGTTGATGAAACAGTTGATGTTGCAGCTTTATTTGTTGCAATAGGTCATGATGCAAATAATCAACTTGCAGTTGATTGTAATATTAAATGTGATGATAATGGATATATTATTGTAGATAGTGATATGCAAACATCAACTGATGGTATTTTTGCAGTTGGTGATGTTACAGGTGGAATAAAACAGATTATTGTTGCAGAAGCTCAGGGTGCTGTTGCAATTTCAAAGATTGATTCATTAATTTAG
- a CDS encoding AAA family ATPase, producing MIIISGNRMDGRYLNENQIMYEINKNRKEAKFVILEPVGFPIESSYIETPDIKVTNKELFEMYAHEQWGGYRVHKDQFIFDQKLIPDFAFRVADVRPDNSTITNNTSVLVISSNDSKSKVAVPKRKFKIDDVIGQTKAKNKSRIITKYLEDPDKFKGWAPKNILFYGVPGTGKTMLAQALASELDVPIRMIKATSLIGDHVGDGANQIHDLYEQARQIKPCVIFIDEIDAIALERKYQSLRGDVTEIVNALLTEMGGIDDNESVITICATNNPNMLDYAFRSRFEEEIEFTLPNSDERRQIFRNYMKTLPVDCRFNLEATVEKTKKFSGRDIKEKVLKVALHKAIIEDHDYISDADIDYAISQCKKEIRSPADTMFT from the coding sequence TTGATTATAATTAGTGGTAATAGAATGGATGGCAGATATCTTAATGAAAATCAGATAATGTATGAAATTAATAAAAATAGAAAAGAGGCAAAGTTTGTAATACTTGAACCTGTGGGATTTCCTATAGAAAGTAGTTATATTGAAACTCCAGATATTAAAGTTACAAATAAGGAATTATTTGAAATGTATGCACATGAACAGTGGGGTGGATATAGGGTTCATAAGGATCAGTTTATATTTGATCAGAAGCTCATCCCGGATTTTGCATTCCGTGTTGCTGATGTACGTCCTGATAATTCAACTATTACAAATAATACATCTGTTCTTGTAATTTCATCAAATGATAGTAAATCTAAGGTTGCTGTTCCAAAACGTAAATTTAAAATTGATGATGTTATTGGACAAACTAAGGCTAAAAATAAGAGTCGTATTATTACAAAGTACCTTGAGGATCCTGATAAATTTAAGGGTTGGGCTCCTAAAAATATATTATTTTATGGTGTTCCTGGTACTGGTAAGACCATGCTTGCACAGGCTCTTGCATCAGAACTTGATGTTCCAATTCGTATGATTAAGGCAACTAGTTTAATTGGTGATCATGTTGGTGATGGTGCAAATCAGATTCATGATTTATATGAACAGGCACGTCAGATAAAGCCTTGTGTCATATTTATTGATGAAATTGATGCTATTGCTCTTGAGCGTAAGTATCAATCCCTTCGTGGTGATGTTACAGAGATTGTTAATGCTCTTTTAACTGAGATGGGTGGTATTGATGATAATGAGAGTGTTATTACAATATGTGCTACTAACAATCCTAACATGCTTGATTATGCATTTAGAAGTCGTTTTGAAGAGGAGATTGAATTTACACTTCCAAATAGTGATGAAAGACGTCAAATATTTAGAAATTATATGAAGACTCTTCCTGTTGATTGTAGATTTAATTTAGAGGCAACTGTTGAGAAAACTAAGAAGTTCTCTGGTCGTGATATTAAGGAGAAGGTTTTAAAAGTTGCACTTCATAAGGCTATTATTGAAGATCATGATTATATTTCAGATGCTGATATTGATTATGCAATAAGTCAATGTAAAAAAGAGATCAGATCTCCTGCTGATACTATGTTTACATGA